Proteins from a single region of Xenopus laevis strain J_2021 chromosome 9_10S, Xenopus_laevis_v10.1, whole genome shotgun sequence:
- the stub1.S gene encoding E3 ubiquitin-protein ligase CHIP, with the protein MKGKEEGGGGRPSGVSGGSGGTEGSPEKSVSAQELKEQGNRLFVARKYQEAVSCYSKAITRNSSIAVYHTNRALCYLKMQQLDKALADCKHALELDCQSVKAHFFLGQCQMELENYDEAIANLQRAYNLAKEQRLNFGDDIPGALRIAKKKRWNNIEERRINQENELHSHLTKLILAEKERELEEAERKHQEDNVEENRGRALLSSVASKHDKYLAEMEELFSQVDEKRKKRDIPDYLCGKISFELMREPCITPSGITYDRKDIEEHLQRVGHFDPVTRSPLTQDQLIPNLAMKEVIDAFISENGWVEDY; encoded by the exons ATGAAAGGGAAGGAGGAGGGTGGTGGAGGACGCCCCTCGGGGGTCAGTGGGGGGTCCGGTGGTACAGAAGGTAGTCCAGAAAAGAGCGTCAGTGCCCAAGAGCTAAAAGAACAAGGCAACAGGCTGTTTGTGGCCCGGAAATACCAAGAGGCTGTGTCCTGTTATAGCAAAGCCATT ACCAGAAACTCCTCCATTGCTGTGTATCACACTAACCGGGCGCTATGCTACCTGAAGATGCAGCAGCTGGACAAGGCCCTGGCAGACTGCAAACATGCCTTAGAGTTGGACTGTCAGTCGGTGAAAGCCCACTTCTTCCTGGGGCAGTGTCAGATGGAACTAGAGAACTATGATGAAGCCATTGCCAATCTGCAGAGAG CATATAACCTGGCCAAAGAGCAGAGGCTGAACTTCGGAGATGATATCCCCGGTGCCCTGCGAATTGCCAAGAAGAAACGTTGGAACAACATAGAGGAGAGACGGATCAACCAGGAGAACGAGCTGCACTCGCATCTCACCAAACTCATCCTGGCAGAGAAAGAGAG ggAACTCGAAGAAGCAGAGAGAAAACACCAAGAAGATAACGTAGAGGAGAATAGAGGTCGAGCCCTGTTGTCTAGTGTGGCTTCGAAACAT GACAAGTATCTTGCTGAGATGGAGGAACTTTTCTCTCAAGTGGATGAAAAGAGAAAG AAGAGAGACATCCCAGATTATCTGTGTGGCAAGATCAGTTTTGAGCTCATGAGAGAACCCTGCATAACACCCAGTGGAATCACGTACGATAGGAAAGACATTGAGGAACATCTCCAG AGGGTCGGACACTTTGATCCAGTAACTAGAAGCCCTTTGACTCAAGATCAGCTCATCCCCAACCTGGCCATGAAGGAGGTGATCGATGCATTTATATCAGAGAATGGCTGGGTGGAGGACTATTGA